The Metabacillus litoralis genome contains a region encoding:
- a CDS encoding ClpP family protease, whose amino-acid sequence MTNHDHYIKNEATEKPEGKETSIVEKIQQLGQTNVPQMGNDSKIHCLTIVGQIEGHIQLPPQNKTTKYEHVIPQIVAIEQNPNIEGLLVILNTVGGDVEAGLAIAEMLSSLSKPTVSIVLGGGHSIGVPIAVSCDYSFIAESATMTIHPVRLTGLVIGVPQTFEYLDKMQERVINFVTKNSNISEEKFKELMLSKGNLTRDIGTNVVGADAVEYGLINEVGGVGQAIKKLNSLLDKTDDDQVLQ is encoded by the coding sequence ATGACAAATCATGATCATTACATAAAAAATGAGGCTACTGAAAAACCAGAAGGAAAAGAGACCTCTATTGTAGAAAAAATTCAACAATTAGGACAAACGAATGTTCCTCAAATGGGAAACGATTCAAAAATACACTGTTTAACAATTGTGGGACAAATTGAAGGACATATTCAACTACCACCACAAAACAAAACAACGAAGTATGAACATGTTATTCCTCAAATTGTTGCAATTGAACAAAATCCAAATATTGAAGGTTTATTAGTTATTCTTAATACCGTTGGTGGAGATGTTGAAGCCGGACTTGCGATAGCTGAAATGCTATCATCCTTATCTAAACCTACAGTATCAATTGTTTTAGGTGGTGGTCATTCAATTGGGGTTCCAATTGCAGTATCTTGTGATTATTCTTTCATCGCTGAGTCTGCAACAATGACCATTCACCCAGTAAGGTTAACTGGTCTTGTTATTGGGGTTCCGCAAACTTTCGAATATTTAGACAAGATGCAAGAGCGTGTTATTAATTTTGTGACAAAGAATTCAAATATTAGTGAAGAAAAATTTAAAGAGCTTATGCTTTCGAAAGGAAACCTAACTCGTGATATCGGAACGAATGTCGTTGGTGCGGATGCTGTGGAATATGGTTTGATAAACGAAGTAGGTGGGGTTGGACAAGCAATTAAAAAGCTCAATAGTTTACTCGATAAAACTGACGATGATCAGGTGCTTCAATAA
- a CDS encoding YlzJ-like family protein, with the protein MIYYTMMPEELMFPHTEEEYKKQSVIEMNGIQLLVQQSENAQYEIIRVLSSDPQHFLNSELCPGQKITMSLSTI; encoded by the coding sequence ATGATATATTACACAATGATGCCAGAGGAACTTATGTTTCCTCATACAGAAGAAGAATATAAAAAGCAATCAGTCATTGAAATGAATGGGATACAATTGCTTGTTCAACAATCTGAGAATGCCCAATACGAGATTATACGAGTATTAAGTAGCGATCCACAGCATTTTTTAAATTCAGAGTTATGTCCAGGTCAAAAAATTACTATGTCTCTTTCTACCATCTAG